The following is a genomic window from Halichoerus grypus chromosome 13, mHalGry1.hap1.1, whole genome shotgun sequence.
ATCATGCTGGTCACTGCATCGGATACATGCAGTGACCAGCCCCTGGCCAGTGGGAAAGCCGTGTGCTCTATGTTCCTGTAACCCATGGTGGACAGACtgaccagcccctcccctctaagaCACAGAGACCCTCTCTGCCAACTCCAGCATCTGCAGGCCCGGGGACAGGGCAACACCCCAGAGCAGGGTTTCTGTCATCTCCAGGCCACAGGCCACAGGGAGCAGTGGCTCATCCCACCCAGCACCCAGGCAGCACCAGGACCCGCCCCCTTCACCCATCCCCTGgcaccactaatctgctttcccTCTCGGTGGACTGACCTGTTTTggagattttatataaatgcacTTGTACAACAGGTGGCCTTCAgggactagcttctttcacttagcataatgttttctagGTTCACCTACGTTGTAATGTATGGAACATATAAGgtacttttttccatttattgcAGAATtctatcccattgtatggatataccacatattatttattcattcatcagttgatagacatttgggctgtttctaatCTCAGCCATGATGTATAatattatgaacatttatgtacaagtttctgtgtgaaaacaggttttcatttctttggggtatatTCCATCTAGAGGTGGAATTGTGGATCCTGTGATAAGTTCAAACCTTTTGATATGCTGCCATGTggctttccaaagtggttgcccCATTTTGACAGTCTCACCAGATGTAAGAAGGGTGTGattttcccacatccttgccaacattttttttttaaagattttatttatttatttgtcagaaagagacacagcgagagaaggaacacaagcagggggagtgggagagggagaagcaggcttcccgctgagcagagagcccgatgcagggctcgatcccaggaccctgggatcatgacctgagccgaaggcagatgcttaacgactgagccacccaggtgccccccttgccaacatttgtcatGTCTTTCCTGatggtatgaagtgatatctctcTTCCAACTGATGATATTGAGAGTTTTTTCGTGTACTGACTGgccatttctgtatcttctttggaaaaatttctattcagatattttgcccatttttaaaatctgttatttgTCATCTTGTTATAAGttgcaatagttttttttttaagatacaaatCCCTATCacatatgtgatttgcaaatattttctcccattctgtgggtatcctttctctttctcaatggcatcctttgaagcacagaagtttttaattttggtgaagtccagtttatctatttttttctttttttgcttatatCTTTGTTGTAATTTATAAGAATACATTGCCAAATCTAAGGCCACAAATGTTTACTCCCACGTTTTCTATTAAGAGttttaatgttttggtttttacATTAGGTCCTTGATGCATTTTGAATTAGTTTCCGTACGTGATATGCGGTAGGGGGTCTAACTTcaatcttttgcatgtggatgtcagTTCCCCAGGACCATTTGTTGACAGACTACTCTTTCCCATTAAATTATTTTGGtacttgtcaaaaatcaatttattttattctattttacatatttatattttacttctcaGTTCTCAATTTAATTCCATAAATCTGCATTTCTATCCTTGTGTCAGTAAGtgagaatggaattgctgggcccTACAGTAACttgtcttgatcactacaactttgtagtGAGGTTTGAACTTGgaaagtgtgagtcctccaacctGCTCTTCTttatcaagattattttggcagctctgggtcccttgcatttccatatgaattttagggtcaGCTTATCCATTGCTGCACCTGGGACTTTGGTAGGGATTGTGCTGAAGCTGTAGATAAATTTGGATTTAGTAATAGATAGTAGATTCTTAGAAATGACACCAGAGgaacaagcaacaaaagaaaaaaaaataggcaaaatgatttcattgaaattaaagacttttgtgcatcaaaggatatTACCAAGACAGTGAAAAGATAACCTGCAATGGGAGAAAAATCTGACAAGGGCctagtattcagaatatatagagaattgttacaaaccaacaacaaaaaggcaaacctaattttaaaatcgGCAAAagattaaatagacattttttaaaaagattttagttatttatttgacagggagagacacagcgagagagggaacaaaagcagggggagtgggagagggagaagcagactccccactgagcagggagcccgatgctgggctcgatcccaggactctgggatcatgaactgagccgaaggcagatgcttaacaactgagccacccaggcgcccctaaatagacatttatccaaacaAGTTATACCACTTCCCCCACTAGAATGGCAATGAGTAAATGAGCTGAAACTAACAAATCTTGACGGGCATGTGCAGagattggaaccctcatacactgctgattGGAATGAAAGTGGTTCAGCTGCTTGGAAAACCGTATAGGGATTTCCCAAAAAGTgaaacacaggggtgcctgggtggctcagtcggttaagcggctgccttcgcctcaggtcatgatcccagggtcctgggatcgagccccgcatcgggctccctgcttggcagagagcctgcttctccctctccctctgtctgccgctctgcctacttgagctctctctctgttaaataaataaataaaaatcttaaaaaaaaaaaaaagtgaaacacagaattaccatgtgaCTCAGAAACTCCACTCCTATATACccaaagaattttaaacaggTGTTCAAACTAATAGTTGTACACAAACATTCATAACAGCACTAGTCACAAGAGCCAAACGATGGAAACACCCAAACGTCTATCCAAAGATGAGTAGATAAATTGTGGAATAATCACTCACAGGAATATTCTTcttccataaaaaggaattaagtatcgatacatgctacaacctggatggaccttggaaacattatgccTAGTGatagaaggcagacacaaaacgaaaaatattgtatgattccattatatgaaatatccaaaagaGATAAATCCACAGAAAGGAGAttggtgggaggaggagaaaacaggGAGTTTATTTGGGGATGATAAGAATGTTTTGGAAGTAGATAATGGTGGCTGCATAACACTCTGTTTAATTGTTCATTAAACAATCTGTTCATTAAAATGGTTAATTAGATGCTAAGTGAATTTCACCTAAATAAAGGTGTaagaaatttatcattttgtgAAATActatgatgtctgggatttgctccaaaataatgaaatgggGTGTAGATATAAAAGGTCttaaggaaggggcgcctgggtggctcagttggttaggcgactgccttcagctcaggtcaggatcctggagtcccgggatcgagtcccacatctggctccctgctcggcggggagtctgcttctccctctgaccctccccccaccatgctctgtctctctctctctctctcaaataaataaataatctttaaaaaaaaacagtcttaaggaaaaaaacaactttggtttgcaaagaaaacagaaatggattGGAAGTGGATAAAAGCAGAGTTGGGGGCCCTAGCCGAAGTCCAGGACAGACGCGAGGGCGGGGCGATCGGGCGGAGGAGGGGGCTCGAGCTGAGCGGCTCTGAGCGCGTCCCCAGACCCAGCAAGGGCCGCAGGGTTTGCGTGAACCCGGCCGGAGGGTGTCCTTGCCGAGCAGCGGGCAGGCGCCAAGCACTGCCCTTCGGGAATCCCCCCCTCGACCACCTTACACTCAGCACGCACACCACGCTGCAAGGCGACGGtgtctcagtaaagctgggaaaaCTGTATCCAGCAGGGACGGCCGTGAGCGTTGGGCGCGCGCCGCGGTCAGACGCCGCTGGAGACGCGAGGAGCCCGGCGGAGCCCGGCCGCGTCCTCCGCCCGCATCTCAACCAGGTCCCCCGCTGGCTCTGTATCCTCCCCGGGGACGTGCGGGCCCCGGTGCCTCCTCGGGCCCTCCGCGGGCGCGGCGGGGCGCAGGCTGCCGCCTCAGCTCTGCCAGCTCCGGGCCCACCTGGCGGCACGTGCCACGTGCGCCCCCGCGCGCTCCAGACCCGGcccgggcggggtgggggcggggcggggcgcgccaGGCCACGCCCCGGGGCGGTGCCGCGGGGCGCCCCTGTCCGCGCCCCCAGGCCGCAGGGTGCGCGCCGCGTCGCGCCCCTGGCGGAGCTCCGGGCCATGGCTGCCGCCGAGCCCAAGCCCCCCGCGAGGGCGGACGCGGCCAGGCTTCTGGCCCGGGGCTGCTGGTCGGCGTTCTGGGACTACGAGACGCCCAAGGTGATCGTGGTGAAGAACCGGCGCCTGGGCGTCGTGTACCGCGCGGTGCAGCTGCTCATCCTGCTCTACTTCGTGTGGTGGGTGCGGCTgggccgggggcgcgggggcgccGGGGCCCGGAGCCACGGGGAGCGGCGGGGGAGGGTCCCGGGTCGCCTCCAGAGCGGCCCTGCCCGTCCCGCAGGTACGTGTTCATCGTGCAGAAGAGTTACCAGGACAGCGAGACGGGCCCCGAGAGCTCCGTCATCACCAAGGTCAAGGGCATCACCTTCTCCGAACACAAAGTGTGGGACGTGGAGGAGTACGTGAAGCCCCCCGAGGTGCGCCTgcccgccccgcgcgcccccgGGAAGGAGCGAGGGGTGTCTGCGCGGCCCGCCTTGGCCGACCATCCCCTCTTTCTGAGCCCAGGGAGGCAGCGTGTTCAGCATCATCACCAGGATTGAGGTCACACCCTCCCAGACCCTCGGAACCTGCCCAGAGGTGAGGCCAggtggagggcagagctggggcggagggaggggacccagctGTGCCTGCCCCAGAAGGTGTGGGGCTCCTGACCACGCCGGTTCCTCCCTAGAGCATGAGGGTCAGCAACGCCACCTGTGACTCGGACAAGGACTGCGTGGCCGGGCAGCTGGACATGCTGGGCAACGGTCAGTGCACGCCagccgggggtggggcggggcggcgcTCCTCGCCCCCTGAGCGCGCGTCTGCCCGCAGGCCTGCGGACCGGGCGCTGCGTGCCCTACTACCAAGGCTCGGCCAAGACCTGCGAGGTGTCGGGCTGGTGCCCGGTGGAAGATGGGGCCTCTGTCAGGTGTGCACCCCCGGCGACCCCACCTACCCGGGCCCCGGCTGACATCCCAGCGCGACTCtgtttccctcctttctctcctcactgagcagagccGGGATGTGCTGGGGAGGGGACTGAGGCGGGAAGACTAAACACATCCAGTCTGTGCCTCCTCAGCCAATTTCTCGGCAAGATGGCCCCAAATTTCACCATCCTCATCAAGAACAGCATCCACTACCCTAAATTCCAGTTCTCCAAGTAAGAGCCACTAGGGTACGGTGACAATGAGCTAGGGATGGGAGCTACCTCCAGGGAGCGTGCTGTTGGTGGGTACAGAGCACTGACGTTGCTGGGCCCCGTCCGCAGGGGCAACATAGAGCACCGGAAGGACGGCTACCTGAAACGCTGCACGTTTGACGAGGTCTCTGACCTCTACTGTCCCATTTTCAAGCTGGGCTTCATTGTGGAACAGGCAGGGGAGAACTTCACAGAGCTGGCACATACGGTGAGGGGGCAGCCAAGGGACAGTGGGGGAGTCAGCTCTCCTTTCAGATGCTGGCCCCTACTTGCAGACGAAGGGTCTGCCAACCCCCTTGGCAGTCTTGGCCAACCCTGGCCCTCTTCAGGCAGATGAAGGAGAAACACGATCGGCCAACCCATCTGGGCATGCATGGCTCCTGCTGAATTATTAACTCCTGGTCACACAGCTGGCCACCGGTGTCCCCTCATGCTTCAGAAGCAGGGCACTCCCCAAGCACCCCGGCTCTCAGCCCGGAGCTgtcccaggtgccccgagatgaGCACCCCATATGCAGTCTCAGGGCAGGACCCCACGGCCCTCGAGGGTCCTGTGTGTGCCCTCCCTGACAcccatctctgtgcctcctccgGGCAGGGTGGCGTCATTGGGGTCATCATCAACTGGGACTGTGACCTGGACCTGGCAGCGTCAAAGTGCAATCCCAAGTACTCCTTCCGGAGGCTTGACCCCAAGCACGTCCCAGCCTCATCTGGTTACAACTTCAGGTACCTTggccttgggatgcctgggttcTCGTCTGCCCTGGCTGTGGGGGCTCCAAGACGACAGGGCAGGCGCTCAAAAGTCCAGGGGCCCCGGGGTTGGTGGAGT
Proteins encoded in this region:
- the P2RX2 gene encoding P2X purinoceptor 2, with the protein product MAAAEPKPPARADAARLLARGCWSAFWDYETPKVIVVKNRRLGVVYRAVQLLILLYFVWYVFIVQKSYQDSETGPESSVITKVKGITFSEHKVWDVEEYVKPPEGGSVFSIITRIEVTPSQTLGTCPESMRVSNATCDSDKDCVAGQLDMLGNGLRTGRCVPYYQGSAKTCEVSGWCPVEDGASVSQFLGKMAPNFTILIKNSIHYPKFQFSKGNIEHRKDGYLKRCTFDEVSDLYCPIFKLGFIVEQAGENFTELAHTGGVIGVIINWDCDLDLAASKCNPKYSFRRLDPKHVPASSGYNFRFAKYYKMNGSATRTLIKAYGIRIDVIVHGQAGKFSLIPTIINLATALTSIGVGSFLCDWILLTFMNKNKVYSHKKFDKMVDPPELTAEPELSTSEPSRQDSTLTDPRGLAQL